In one Macaca nemestrina isolate mMacNem1 chromosome 2, mMacNem.hap1, whole genome shotgun sequence genomic region, the following are encoded:
- the LOC105477597 gene encoding developmental pluripotency-associated protein 4 isoform X2: protein MIALPGTSAKGTKEKKSVKGNKVLCPKKKAECSDNPRPQRKIPIPPLPSKLPPVNLIHRDILRAWCQQLKLSSKGQKLDAYKRLCAFAYPNQKDFPSTAKEAKIRKSLKKKLKVEKGETSLQSSETHPPEVALPPAEGPPALEDSTALLEGVNTVVVTTSAPEALLASWARISARARTPEAVESPQEACGVRWCVVHGKSLPADTDGWVHLQFHAGQAWVPEKQEGRVSALFLLPASNFPPPHLEDNMLCPKCVHRNKVLIKSLQWE, encoded by the exons ATGATTGCTTTGCCAGGAACATCAGCAAAgggaaccaaagaaaaaaagtctgtcaAAGGCAATAAAG TGCTCTGTCCTAAGAAGAAGGCAGAGTGCAGTGACAACCCCAGACCTCAGAGGAAGATACCAATCCCTCCATTACCCTCTAAACTGCCACCTGTTAATCTGATTCACCGGGACATTCTGCGGGCCTGGTGCCAACAATTGAAGCTGAGCTCCAAAGGCCAG AAATTGGATGCATATAAGCGCCTGTGTGCCTTTGCCTACCCAAATCAAAAG GATTTTCCTAGCACAGCAAAAGAGGCCAAAATCCGgaaatcattgaaaaaaaaattaaaggtggAAAAAGGGGAAACATCCCTGCAAAGTTCTGAGACACATCCTCCTGAAGTGGCCCTTCCCCCTGCGGAGGGGCCGCCTGCCCTGGAAGATTCCACTGCTCTCCTTGAGGGAGTTAATACAGTTGTGGTGACAACTTCTGCCCCAGAGGCTTTGCTGGCCTCCTGGGCGAGAATTTCGGCCAGGGCGAGGACGCCAGAGGCAGTGGAATCTCCACAAGAGGCCTGTG GTGTCAGGTGGTGTGTGGTCCATGGGAAAAGTCTCCCTGCAGACACAGATGGTTGGGTTCACCTGCAGTTTCATGCTGGTCAAGCCTGGGTTCCAGAAAAGCAAGAAGGGAGAGTGAGTGCACTCTTCTTGCTTCCTGCCTCCAATTTTCCACCCCCGCATCTTGAAGACAATATGTTGTGCCCCAAATGTGTTCACAG GAACAAGGTCTTAATAAAAAGCCTCCAATGGGAATAG
- the LOC105477597 gene encoding developmental pluripotency-associated protein 4 isoform X1 encodes MEKAKGKETSTEKSREEDQQTSNQPNMIALPGTSAKGTKEKKSVKGNKVLCPKKKAECSDNPRPQRKIPIPPLPSKLPPVNLIHRDILRAWCQQLKLSSKGQKLDAYKRLCAFAYPNQKDFPSTAKEAKIRKSLKKKLKVEKGETSLQSSETHPPEVALPPAEGPPALEDSTALLEGVNTVVVTTSAPEALLASWARISARARTPEAVESPQEACGVRWCVVHGKSLPADTDGWVHLQFHAGQAWVPEKQEGRVSALFLLPASNFPPPHLEDNMLCPKCVHRNKVLIKSLQWE; translated from the exons ATGGagaaggcaaaaggcaaggaG ACCTCCACAGAGAAGTCGAGGGAAGAGGATCAGCAAACTTCTAATCAACCAAACATGATTGCTTTGCCAGGAACATCAGCAAAgggaaccaaagaaaaaaagtctgtcaAAGGCAATAAAG TGCTCTGTCCTAAGAAGAAGGCAGAGTGCAGTGACAACCCCAGACCTCAGAGGAAGATACCAATCCCTCCATTACCCTCTAAACTGCCACCTGTTAATCTGATTCACCGGGACATTCTGCGGGCCTGGTGCCAACAATTGAAGCTGAGCTCCAAAGGCCAG AAATTGGATGCATATAAGCGCCTGTGTGCCTTTGCCTACCCAAATCAAAAG GATTTTCCTAGCACAGCAAAAGAGGCCAAAATCCGgaaatcattgaaaaaaaaattaaaggtggAAAAAGGGGAAACATCCCTGCAAAGTTCTGAGACACATCCTCCTGAAGTGGCCCTTCCCCCTGCGGAGGGGCCGCCTGCCCTGGAAGATTCCACTGCTCTCCTTGAGGGAGTTAATACAGTTGTGGTGACAACTTCTGCCCCAGAGGCTTTGCTGGCCTCCTGGGCGAGAATTTCGGCCAGGGCGAGGACGCCAGAGGCAGTGGAATCTCCACAAGAGGCCTGTG GTGTCAGGTGGTGTGTGGTCCATGGGAAAAGTCTCCCTGCAGACACAGATGGTTGGGTTCACCTGCAGTTTCATGCTGGTCAAGCCTGGGTTCCAGAAAAGCAAGAAGGGAGAGTGAGTGCACTCTTCTTGCTTCCTGCCTCCAATTTTCCACCCCCGCATCTTGAAGACAATATGTTGTGCCCCAAATGTGTTCACAG GAACAAGGTCTTAATAAAAAGCCTCCAATGGGAATAG
- the LOC105477564 gene encoding developmental pluripotency-associated protein 2 yields MDKTGVLLKMSDANLDSSKKNFFEEEVDDEESVILTLVPVKDDANMEQMEPSVSSTSDVKLEKPKKYTQGHLLQTNEQFTAPQKARCKTPAPPLPTILPPINKVCRDTLRDWCQQLGLSTNGKKIEVYLRLHRHAYPGQQQDMPEMSQETRLQRCSRKRKAVTKRARLQKCYEVNERAEETNTVEVITSAPGAMLASWARIAARAVQPKALNSCSIPVSVEAFLMQASGVRWCVVHGRLLSADTKGWVRLQFHAGQAWVPTTRRRMISLFLLPACIFPSPGIEDNMLCPDCAKRNKKMMRRLMTVEK; encoded by the exons ATGGACAAGACAGG GGTGTTGCTGAAAATGTCAGACGCAAATTTGGATAGCAGCAAGAAG aatttctttgAGGAGGAAGTAGATGATGAGGAAAGTGTGATTTTGACACTGGTGCCGGTTAAAGATGACGCAAATATGGAACAAATGGAACCAAGTGTTTCTTCAACTTCTGATGTCAAACTGGAGAAGCCTAAGAAATACACTCAAG GTCATCTActtcaaacaaatgaacaatttACAGCTCCGCAAAAAGCTAGATGCAAAACACCAGCCCCTCCCTTGCCAACCATTTTGCCTCCCATTAATAAGGTGTGTCGGGACACCTTGCGGGACTGGTGTCAACAACTCGGTTTGAGTACTAATGGCAAG AAAATCGAAGTTTATCTGAGGCTCCATAGGCATGCTTACCCTGGACAACAGCAA GATATGCCTGAAATGTCACAAGAGACCAGATTACAGCGATGTTCGAGGAAACGCAAGGCAGTGACCAAGAGAGCAAGGCTTCAGAAATGTTATGAGGTGAATGAGAGAGCGGAAGAGACTAATACAGTTGAAGTGATAACTTCAGCACCAGGAGCCATGTTGGCATCATGGGCCAGAATTGCTGCAAGAGCTGTTCAGCCTAAGGCTTTGAATTCATGTTCCATTCCTGTTTCTGTTGAGGCCTTTTTGATGCAAGCCTCTG gTGTCAGGTGGTGTGTGGTCCATGGCAGACTTCTCTCGGCAGACACAAAGGGTTGGGTACGCCTGCAGTTTCATGCAGGTCAGGCCTGGGTGCCTACCACTCGCAGGAGGAtgatttctctcttcttgttACCTGCCTGCATTTTCCCATCCCCAGGCATAGAAGATAATATGTTATGCCCCGACTGTGCTAAGAG GAATAAGAAGATGATGAGAAGATTAATGACAGTAGAGAAGTAG